The genomic stretch GGTGCAAGATTGCTAACAAAAGTGACAAAACCATTGGGAGCTATTCCAATGAGCCCCTTTGCTGTATTGTGACTCTTGTAAACAGAGTAGGTGTCACTTTGAACACGAAAGTCACTTGGAGTTTCGATGTAGAGTTCAGTGCAGTCCAGTATCACTCTTGTTGATGGATAGGATTCCTTGAACACAGGCGGCATGAAGTCATTGACAGTTTCTCGAGATGGCCATATTGGCGTTCTGCTGAGGTACTCGCTTAAAAACTCGGTCCAAAAGGAGAGCATTTCACTAATGTATGCACGACTTGTGCTGTACCTGTAAGCCAAGTCTCTCTCAAGCAGACCGACTCTTAATCGGATTAACACAAGAATCAACTGCTCTTCCAAATTaaacctttgtggtctcccaCTCTTCGTTGATCCTTGACTGCACGTCTTCCTATAGTTCTCATAGCCCAAATGAACAAATTCATAAAATCTCTTGAAACGCTCAACTGTTTTAAACCCAGTGTAGAACTGCAATTTCTCAGTATCTCTGGCAATGCTTAGTGGTGTTGGGTTCAACCTCTCCTGATTAGCTTCTTTCTCAACCAGTTTTCTCTCAAGATCAAGAACTTGTGATGAGAGTGCTTGTTGCTCCTTCAAAAACTGCTCCTCTGCAGCAGAAAGCTTCTGACGCAAATCTTGCAGTTCCTTCCTGTTAGCTGCATTTGTTCCGTGGAGTTCTGCAATGCTTTTCTGGAGGTCTGCTTTCTCTTGAAGAAGACACAAGTTAATACTTCGAAGTTCCTCATTCTCTCTTGAGAGCTGTTCGAGTTTACTGCATTGTTCAGATcctaaaaagaagaaaaaaaaaacactcgagTTAGTTCTTGCTCCTCAGTGGCACAAGATGGTGTTCAACATGCTGCTCAGTGCACTGAAACATTGTCATGCAATGAGAGAAGAACAAGGATGTACGACGCACATGGAGAGTGTTACGCTGACATGGATAGTTTGCAAGTGAGTTGCGGCAATGTCCAACGTTAATGTGGCCAACAATCAAATTTCAACATGAGACCCCTGCTCTAGACCTCTTTTTGTATGAGCCATGAATTCTGTTAGCCCGAAATATAGCCTGTCGAGTTAGACGTCCGGTTGGTCAGGGTTCTTCCAGAGCTCAAGGATTAGTCTACCAGGGGCTTGTTAGTACTTGACAAAGgctcggtttcaccaacgctggttaactttgaaccgagatcaagcgttgctaaaacttgaagttaacgctcaattcttttttgcaaacgttagttggtgacgtgatgaatgtttcagtaacaataactcgcttttgtgaagcacagttaagcgttaaattcaagttaagggaccgttgatctcggttcaagttttaatcggcgttggtgaaaccgggccaaaGTGATGTATGATGGTGCACCCCCTCTCAGTACCTTTCTGTCGTTTGCAATGTACCAGCCCCCCTGCATTTCTGCCTACACATGCCTATTCGATAGTTATTTTCCTCAAGTTTAGGTGTCTAAAAGTAAATTTTATTACTAGAATGTTGCCATGAGTTATCATTACAAACAACAATTTTAACctgagattatgaatggggagatTCATCACCAGAATGAAAAAAACTACCTTCTGTCTCATCAACAAAGTCAGACTGACTTAGGAAGTGTTCAGACTCAGAGGACAATACATCTTCTTCAAGACTCATGCTGGACACTTCCTCGAAGGAGGTTTCCACAGTAACCTCCACAGACACATCCAGAGGGGAAGACTGGGCAACTTGAGATGGACCTGCATACATATGCATATGAAGCACCCAGTATGTCAGCACTTGTGTATGTTGTAGGAAATCATGTTATACATCAAATCGACATTTCTTGTACGCACATGTCTGAATGAATGTGCCAGGCTTCAGGAGCCGTGGCACCTTGTCCATGTATTGTTTCTTCCCGCAGACATTGAAGTGTGCACCACATATCTTATGGCTGGGCTTAGGCTGCCACAGTTCTGGCAAAGCTGTGTTTTGAATGATGGCTTGAACCCATTGCTCACGGAGGCTAGGATCTTTCGGGAAAGAGTGGTAGGACACATCCCTGTTGCGCAGCTGAACGTGCTTGCAGCTTGGGATACAACAATGGCATCCATGAGAAGTCGTTGACGGCATTGctaaggaagaaaaaaacagtTTTAGTACTTCAACGTGCGGTTGTAAACATTGAAAGTGCTCATGATGAGACACAGATTTTTGAGAGAAGAGCCAGAACTTTGAAAGTGTTGCATCAGCCAGATGCTGAGGAAATATCTCCTTTCAAATGAAGCAAAAAAAAGGAGCACACGACACAGGCAGACACACACAAGCAAAGTCAAACAGAGCTTAATAATGGCTCGCAGGAAGTGCAAACATTTGCAGTTGATACACAACAGCTTTGTTGCACTTGTGCTTCCGGTAAAGCAGGCGGTACTGTAATACATTATTGCATTGCACATTATTGCATTGTGCAGTATCACACAAAGTTGATACTTGCTTCTTGGTTAGTTCCAACGAGCAATGCCTGACGGTGACATCATTCGCAACACACAAGTACATAAAATAGTTGCCTTGAGTTCTCGAACTCTACATCAACTAATGTCTACATCCCGCTGTGACGGGTCACAACAGTATGTACAATTAATAAATCTCCCTTCAGATGTTCAACTATAATCCCTTTTTAGTTGATTTCACTCGAAACAGATGAGGTCTTCTCAAGACAAGCGAGCATAGCGAACCGCGCGTTTGTTCTTTTTCCAACGAACACCACCGTCATTATTGAACCACATTTGCACTTTCCCATCCCATGTTCACAGATTATAAACAACCGTAGCTAATGCAGCGTGGTTTCGTAGCAAATGCCACCGGTGTTACGTCGCTACGAGATCGAGAACGGCGTAATATGTACATTAGCGTCCGCTACCTTGGCACTTAACTAAGCAATAACTTCGGTTTTTTTCGTTTTAAAACAGAGATAGAGCGAAATGTGCTTACCTGTGCTTGTGTGAATGAGTACAGCAGACGTAAAGGCGAATTCACACACGTAGCCGGAGGAGCTCACCAAGGTAAACTAACATGGCGACCAGATTTCGAAACACTTCGCTTCCCGCGGTGAGCAAGTTCCCACAGTGCCTCACGACGAGAGGGAAtcatgggattttctgaactggtctattggtagagccctggaccggtaatccataAGATACGGGGGGTcggagtcctacagctggctaaccttgtcagcgacttccttctttcatcatcaatTTCTTAAACACTGAGGCTATGTATGTATATTTGTGCCTTCtatctgtgttccagcctcagaacatcaattgccataaTGTTCAAGTTTTCCCACTTAGTACGCGGCGACGTTCAGTCACCACTCGCAGACCACTGtcgttcgtctccatggctacgacagctgaaagcacgttcgtgattggctgctcccattgaaaacacgatcctgattggctattagttg from Ornithodoros turicata isolate Travis chromosome 4, ASM3712646v1, whole genome shotgun sequence encodes the following:
- the LOC135390508 gene encoding uncharacterized protein LOC135390508, whose translation is MPSTTSHGCHCCIPSCKHVQLRNRDVSYHSFPKDPSLREQWVQAIIQNTALPELWQPKPSHKICGAHFNVCGKKQYMDKVPRLLKPGTFIQTCPSQVAQSSPLDVSVEVTVETSFEEVSSMSLEEDVLSSESEHFLSQSDFVDETEGSEQCSKLEQLSRENEELRSINLCLLQEKADLQKSIAELHGTNAANRKELQDLRQKLSAAEEQFLKEQQALSSQVLDLERKLVEKEANQERLNPTPLSIARDTEKLQFYTGFKTVERFKRFYEFVHLGYENYRKTCSQGSTKSGRPQRFNLEEQLILVLIRLRVGLLERDLAYRYSTSRAYISEMLSFWTEFLSEYLSRTPIWPSRETVNDFMPPVFKESYPSTRVILDCTELYIETPSDFRVQSDTYSVYKSHNTAKGLIGIAPNGFVTFVSNLAPGRISDRALVKQSGLYDLLEEGDSVMADRGFIIAEDLATLKVDLNIPPFLNGAPQLSVADELRTRSIAKARIHVERVIRQRV